In Microbacterium laevaniformans, a single window of DNA contains:
- a CDS encoding methionine synthase: MLDVAVAALDDVAALRIRDRYDASVPTVVGAVSRSRPVFVDDARFLRQQTDRPLKWALPGPMTMIDTLADRHYRSREKLAWEFAVILNEEARELEAAGVDVIQFDEPAFNVFFDEMRDWGVATLERAAEGLRAETVAHICYGYGIEANTRWKQTLGSEWRQYEESFPLLQRSAIDIVSLESHGSRVPMELIELLRGKKVMLGAIDVATDEIETPEEVAGTLREALRHVDADKLMPSTNCGMAPLPRDVALAKLSAMSTGAAIVRAEQG; encoded by the coding sequence TTGCTTGATGTGGCAGTAGCGGCGCTCGATGACGTTGCGGCCCTGCGCATCCGCGACCGTTACGACGCCAGTGTGCCCACCGTCGTGGGCGCCGTGAGTCGGTCCAGGCCCGTCTTCGTCGACGACGCGCGCTTCCTGCGTCAGCAGACGGATCGCCCGCTGAAGTGGGCGCTTCCCGGCCCCATGACGATGATCGACACGCTCGCCGACCGCCACTACCGAAGCCGCGAAAAGCTGGCGTGGGAGTTCGCGGTCATCCTCAACGAGGAGGCCAGAGAGCTCGAGGCGGCGGGCGTCGACGTCATCCAGTTCGATGAACCGGCCTTCAACGTCTTCTTCGACGAGATGCGCGACTGGGGAGTGGCGACGCTGGAGCGCGCGGCCGAGGGGCTGCGGGCCGAGACCGTCGCGCACATCTGCTACGGCTACGGGATCGAGGCCAACACCCGATGGAAGCAGACGCTGGGCTCCGAATGGCGTCAGTATGAGGAGTCCTTCCCGCTCCTGCAGCGTTCGGCGATCGACATCGTGTCGCTGGAGAGCCACGGCTCCCGCGTTCCGATGGAGCTCATCGAACTCCTGCGCGGCAAGAAGGTCATGCTCGGCGCGATCGATGTCGCCACCGACGAGATCGAGACGCCCGAGGAGGTCGCCGGCACCCTCCGTGAGGCACTGCGTCACGTCGATGCCGACAAGCTGATGCCCAGCACCAACTGCGGCATGGCGCCGCTGCCACGCGACGTGGCGCTCGCGAAGCTCAGCGCGATGAGCACCGGGGCCGCCATCGTGCGAGCGGAGCAGGGCTGA
- a CDS encoding nitrite/sulfite reductase, translated as MTTRDSDTRAADSADAGGPPHRAARLARPSARPHGQWKIDGTAPLNANEEWKQVDDGLAVRERIETVYAQGGFSSIDPTDLHGRFRVWGLYTQRRPGIDGGRTASLEPHELEDAFFMLRVRIDGGQLTTEQLRVIAGISQEFGRDTADLTDRQNIQLHWIEVESMPEIWRRLEAVGLGTTEACGDVPRVILGSPVAGISATELIDPTPQIEQIQSRFIGDPTLANLPRKFKSAITGHPSQDVVHEINDVAFVAVEHPDLGIGYDLWVGGGLSTAPRLGERLGAFVSADRVSEVWHGVAQIFRDYGYRRLRNKARLKFLLSEWGAEKFRRVLQDEYLGYALPDGPAAPKPASAGDHVGIHRQKDGRFYIGVTPIVGRVSGPTLAKLADLIETHGSTRLRTTPHQKLVILDIPEDRVPSLVAGLDELGLSARPSLIRRGTIACTGIEFCKLAIVETKGHATRAVLELEERLARVEVPHRLSLHVNGCPNSCARIQTADIGLKGQLVTIDGEQVPGYQVHLGGGLASQDREEAGLGRTVRGLKVAADGIADYVERVVTRFVAERDVAADETFAQWAHRADEEALV; from the coding sequence ATGACGACGAGAGACAGCGACACGCGCGCAGCGGACTCCGCCGACGCGGGTGGGCCGCCGCACCGAGCGGCCCGGCTGGCGCGACCGTCGGCGCGGCCTCACGGACAGTGGAAGATCGACGGCACCGCGCCGCTGAACGCGAACGAGGAGTGGAAGCAGGTCGACGACGGTCTCGCCGTGCGCGAGCGCATCGAGACCGTCTACGCGCAGGGCGGATTCTCCTCGATCGACCCGACGGACCTCCACGGCCGATTCCGCGTCTGGGGACTGTACACGCAGCGCCGGCCCGGCATCGACGGCGGTCGCACGGCCTCCCTCGAGCCGCACGAGCTGGAGGATGCCTTCTTCATGCTCCGCGTGCGCATCGACGGCGGCCAGCTCACCACCGAGCAGCTGCGCGTCATCGCGGGGATCTCGCAGGAGTTCGGTCGTGACACCGCCGACCTCACCGATCGTCAGAACATCCAGCTCCACTGGATCGAGGTGGAGTCGATGCCCGAGATCTGGCGCCGCCTCGAGGCGGTCGGCCTCGGAACGACGGAGGCGTGCGGGGACGTCCCGCGCGTGATCCTGGGCTCTCCGGTCGCGGGCATCTCCGCCACCGAGCTGATCGATCCGACGCCGCAGATCGAGCAGATCCAGTCCCGCTTCATCGGCGACCCGACGCTGGCGAACCTGCCGCGCAAGTTCAAGTCGGCGATCACCGGACACCCCAGCCAGGACGTCGTGCACGAGATCAACGACGTCGCGTTCGTCGCGGTCGAGCATCCCGATCTCGGGATCGGCTACGACCTGTGGGTCGGCGGCGGCCTCTCGACCGCCCCCCGCCTGGGCGAACGTCTGGGTGCGTTCGTCTCGGCCGATCGCGTGTCCGAGGTGTGGCACGGCGTCGCGCAGATCTTCCGCGACTACGGCTACCGGCGCCTGCGCAACAAGGCGCGCCTGAAGTTCCTGCTCTCCGAGTGGGGCGCCGAGAAGTTCCGCCGGGTGCTGCAGGACGAGTACCTGGGCTACGCCCTCCCCGACGGTCCCGCGGCACCGAAGCCCGCGAGCGCGGGCGACCATGTCGGCATCCACCGGCAGAAGGACGGCCGGTTCTACATCGGCGTGACGCCCATCGTCGGAAGGGTGTCGGGGCCCACGCTCGCCAAGCTCGCCGACCTGATCGAGACGCACGGGTCCACCCGGCTGCGCACGACGCCGCACCAGAAGCTCGTCATCCTCGACATCCCCGAGGACCGGGTGCCCTCGCTCGTGGCGGGTCTGGACGAGCTCGGCCTCTCGGCCCGGCCGAGCCTCATCCGCCGCGGCACGATCGCGTGCACGGGCATCGAGTTCTGCAAGCTCGCGATCGTGGAGACCAAGGGCCACGCCACGCGCGCGGTGCTCGAGCTGGAGGAGCGGCTGGCACGGGTGGAGGTCCCGCACCGGCTCTCGCTGCACGTGAACGGATGCCCGAACTCGTGCGCCCGCATCCAGACGGCCGACATCGGGCTGAAGGGACAGCTCGTCACGATCGACGGCGAACAGGTCCCCGGCTACCAGGTGCACCTCGGCGGCGGCCTCGCCTCGCAGGACCGCGAGGAGGCCGGACTCGGACGGACGGTGCGCGGCCTCAAGGTCGCCGCCGACGGGATCGCCGATTATGTGGAGCGGGTCGTCACGCGGTTCGTCGCGGAGCGCGACGTGGCAGCCGACGAGACCTTCGCCCAGTGGGCGCACCGTGCGGACGAGGAGGCGCTCGTATGA
- a CDS encoding phosphoadenylyl-sulfate reductase produces the protein MSVSLAPRAAARRSADELRALAEAGNALLGSLTANEAAADQVVRWVAENFSAEAAAVACSMADAALPHLVSQHLPGVDVLFLDTGYHFTETRSTRDEVDRVLDVRVVDVLPEQTVAEQDAAFGARLYERDPSLCCSQRKVEPLQGALGGYEVWFTGVRRDEAPTRTNTALVAWDERNGLVKVNPVAAWSFDDLLSYAAAHKAPVNLLLDFGYPSIGCRPCTRPVAPGDDPRSGRWAGSAKTECGLHE, from the coding sequence ATGAGCGTCTCCCTCGCCCCCCGCGCCGCCGCACGCCGCAGCGCGGACGAGCTGCGCGCGCTCGCCGAGGCCGGCAACGCCCTGCTCGGCAGTCTCACCGCGAACGAGGCCGCCGCCGACCAAGTCGTCCGCTGGGTGGCCGAGAACTTCTCCGCGGAAGCGGCCGCGGTGGCCTGTTCCATGGCGGATGCCGCGCTTCCACACCTCGTCTCGCAGCACCTGCCCGGCGTGGACGTGCTGTTCCTGGACACCGGTTACCACTTCACCGAGACCCGCAGCACGCGCGACGAGGTCGACCGCGTGCTCGACGTGCGGGTCGTTGACGTCCTGCCCGAGCAGACCGTCGCCGAGCAGGACGCCGCGTTCGGCGCGCGCCTGTACGAGCGCGACCCCTCGCTGTGCTGCTCGCAGCGCAAGGTCGAGCCGCTGCAGGGCGCGCTCGGCGGCTACGAGGTGTGGTTCACGGGCGTGCGCCGCGACGAGGCTCCCACCCGCACGAACACGGCGCTCGTGGCCTGGGACGAGCGCAACGGCCTCGTGAAGGTGAACCCGGTCGCCGCGTGGAGCTTCGACGATCTGCTCTCCTACGCCGCCGCCCACAAGGCCCCGGTGAACCTGCTCCTCGACTTCGGGTATCCGTCGATCGGATGCCGGCCGTGCACCCGTCCCGTGGCGCCCGGCGACGACCCCCGCTCCGGCCGCTGGGCCGGGTCGGCCAAGACGGAATGCGGACTGCACGAATGA
- a CDS encoding sirohydrochlorin chelatase — protein MATLLAISHGTGDRAGQAAVAALVAAVAERLPDADVRLGHVDVQQPDVPAALAALPARPVTLVPLLLSAGYHVRVDLTRAIAQRGDVTIAPALGPDPRLVDVLLTRLADAGHGAGVEAADVVLAVAGSSDERANEDCRTVARLLAGRLGRPVRVGFLAAAEPRLRAAVADARASGRPVIVATYLLAPGYFHDLAVREAAGAVVARPLLDADPPAPALVELVVDRYRSAI, from the coding sequence ATGGCAACCCTCCTGGCGATCTCGCATGGCACCGGCGACCGGGCCGGGCAGGCGGCGGTCGCCGCGCTCGTCGCCGCCGTCGCGGAGCGCCTGCCGGACGCGGACGTGCGCCTCGGTCACGTCGACGTGCAGCAGCCCGACGTCCCGGCCGCCCTCGCCGCGCTGCCGGCACGCCCCGTGACGCTCGTGCCGCTGCTGCTGTCGGCGGGCTACCACGTCCGGGTCGACCTCACGCGGGCGATCGCGCAACGGGGCGACGTCACGATCGCACCGGCGCTCGGCCCGGACCCGCGCCTCGTGGACGTGCTGCTCACCCGTCTCGCCGACGCCGGCCACGGTGCCGGGGTGGAGGCGGCCGACGTGGTGCTCGCCGTCGCGGGATCCAGCGACGAGCGGGCGAACGAGGACTGCCGCACCGTCGCCCGGCTGCTGGCCGGACGGCTCGGTCGCCCGGTCCGGGTCGGCTTCCTCGCCGCCGCCGAACCGCGCCTGCGCGCCGCGGTGGCCGATGCCCGCGCATCCGGCCGCCCGGTCATCGTCGCGACCTACCTCCTCGCACCGGGCTACTTCCACGACCTCGCGGTGCGCGAGGCCGCGGGCGCCGTCGTCGCCCGTCCGCTGCTGGATGCCGATCCGCCGGCCCCCGCCCTGGTCGAGCTCGTCGTCGATCGCTACCGCAGCGCGATCTGA
- a CDS encoding VOC family protein — protein MAAPVPYLQFAGIAADALKTYRDVFGGELELHTFAEFGRRDGAPSWIAHGELRGPVDLFGSDAADGAASVQVHGVLFALLGAGDAATSRRWFDALAATGNIVEAMGERPWGDVDGQVRDGFGVTWLIGYSPADA, from the coding sequence ATGGCCGCACCCGTCCCGTACCTGCAGTTCGCCGGCATCGCCGCGGATGCGCTGAAGACCTACCGCGACGTCTTCGGCGGTGAGCTGGAGCTCCACACCTTCGCCGAGTTCGGCCGCCGGGACGGCGCTCCGTCGTGGATCGCGCACGGCGAGCTGCGCGGCCCCGTCGATCTGTTCGGCTCGGATGCGGCCGACGGCGCCGCATCCGTCCAGGTGCACGGGGTGCTCTTCGCGCTGCTCGGTGCCGGCGACGCGGCGACGTCCCGGCGATGGTTCGACGCGCTCGCCGCGACGGGAAACATCGTCGAGGCCATGGGGGAGCGGCCGTGGGGCGATGTCGACGGGCAGGTGCGCGACGGGTTCGGCGTGACCTGGCTGATCGGCTACTCGCCTGCCGACGCCTGA
- a CDS encoding purine-cytosine permease family protein, with the protein MSSASPHDIEETLQPIPESARTTRVSGQFWIWMGANIAPINWVLGALGISMGLGLLDTMLVLVIGNLIGMGLFGIFVLFGQKTGVTGMLLGRAVFGRRGNYLPSVIQSVVVIGWCAVNTWIVLDLVTALLGELGWLDPTQANVGWKIGIAALIMAIQVGVALAGYKAIAAFERWTVPPTVLVLVIMSIVAWFFLDIDWGYAGPAGAELSGGDRIVAMSAVMTAIGIGWGITWLTYAADYSRFISTSVPRRKLYLASALGQFIPVIWLGLLGASLATKNGTVDPGQLIVENFGALAIPVLLLVLHGPIATNVLNIYSFSVAAQALDLKVGRKALIILVGVLSLAATVFFIFQEDAAQTLDAWLVGVVGWVATWGAIMLVHYGIFERRSRRFDHLFDAVGSTRLPDVNPRALIAFFVGIVFTWLFLNGMVPALQGLGSQALGGLDISWLTGGVSAGLTYWLLARTSHKRWVAAQQFTDAAEPRETVPTR; encoded by the coding sequence ATGTCTTCTGCCAGCCCGCACGACATCGAAGAGACACTCCAGCCGATCCCCGAATCCGCCCGTACGACCCGCGTGTCGGGCCAGTTCTGGATCTGGATGGGGGCCAACATCGCTCCCATCAACTGGGTGCTGGGAGCCCTCGGCATCAGCATGGGTCTCGGCCTGCTCGACACGATGCTCGTGCTCGTGATCGGCAACCTGATCGGCATGGGCCTGTTCGGCATCTTCGTGCTGTTCGGCCAGAAGACCGGTGTCACCGGCATGCTCCTCGGCCGCGCCGTGTTCGGTCGCCGTGGCAACTATCTGCCCTCGGTAATCCAGTCGGTCGTGGTCATCGGATGGTGCGCCGTCAACACGTGGATCGTCCTCGACCTCGTGACGGCCCTGCTCGGCGAGCTGGGATGGCTGGATCCGACCCAGGCGAACGTCGGCTGGAAGATCGGCATCGCCGCCCTCATCATGGCGATCCAGGTGGGCGTGGCGCTCGCCGGCTACAAGGCGATCGCGGCGTTCGAGCGGTGGACGGTGCCCCCGACCGTGCTCGTGCTGGTGATCATGTCGATCGTGGCGTGGTTCTTCCTCGACATCGACTGGGGCTACGCGGGCCCCGCAGGTGCGGAGCTCTCCGGCGGCGACCGCATCGTCGCGATGTCGGCCGTGATGACCGCCATCGGCATCGGCTGGGGCATCACCTGGCTGACCTACGCGGCAGACTACTCGCGCTTCATCAGCACGAGCGTGCCTCGTCGCAAGCTCTATCTCGCAAGCGCCCTGGGGCAGTTCATCCCCGTCATCTGGCTCGGCCTGCTCGGAGCGTCTCTCGCCACGAAGAACGGCACGGTCGATCCCGGCCAGCTCATCGTCGAGAACTTCGGCGCCCTCGCCATCCCGGTCCTGCTCCTCGTGCTGCACGGGCCCATCGCGACCAACGTGCTCAACATCTACAGCTTCAGCGTCGCCGCCCAGGCGCTCGACCTCAAGGTCGGCCGCAAGGCCCTCATTATCCTCGTCGGCGTGCTTTCGCTCGCGGCCACCGTCTTCTTCATCTTCCAGGAAGATGCGGCACAGACCCTCGACGCGTGGCTGGTCGGCGTCGTCGGCTGGGTGGCCACGTGGGGGGCGATCATGCTCGTGCACTACGGCATCTTCGAGCGCCGCTCTCGCCGGTTCGACCACCTGTTCGACGCCGTCGGATCGACGCGTCTGCCCGACGTCAACCCGCGCGCATTGATCGCCTTCTTCGTCGGGATCGTCTTCACCTGGCTGTTCCTCAACGGCATGGTGCCGGCGCTGCAGGGCCTCGGCTCGCAGGCGCTCGGTGGCCTCGACATCTCCTGGCTCACCGGCGGTGTCTCCGCCGGCCTCACCTACTGGCTGCTGGCCCGCACCAGCCACAAGCGCTGGGTCGCGGCGCAGCAGTTCACCGATGCGGCCGAGCCCCGCGAGACCGTACCCACCCGCTGA
- a CDS encoding amidohydrolase family protein → MSTFIRDAHVITMDPISGSTPLVRSIRIADGVIVAIGEHLKPDPHDEIIEGRDRLVAPGFVNAHTHSWEMFYKGRYDNLPLEMWMAMSYPILGDSRVAPDLVRLRTTLFGIESLKAGVTTLVDDVLETPGQDHEQLAAVFDAYEQLGVRANISGHVINRPFLDTVPFAEEYLPDDVVREIRSAHVPSTEEYLRFAREAFAAHHGRANGRLRFMVAPSAPQRCEPALLTGATEMALEFAAECHIHVLETKTQLVTGDESYGGSLVSYMASIGALSPNTTLAHGIWLTDADMQTVAAAGTSISHNPISNLKLGSGIAAWRKLQNAGVNLGLGTDGCSSSDSPRMLDVVKTAALLHKVTEPDIDQWPTVAEVLAAATIGGARSAVLDDVVGSLEVGKQADLVIYDLETMAFTPRQKLDLQLVYSENGSSIDIVMVQGRVVVAGGEVITVDERAARAELAERLDEIIERQDRLDERNQAVMPGLARMYERATSTPGAVNRFSGDERAWLV, encoded by the coding sequence ATGAGCACCTTCATCCGCGACGCACACGTCATCACCATGGACCCGATCTCGGGCAGTACTCCGCTCGTGCGCAGCATCCGCATCGCCGACGGTGTCATCGTCGCGATCGGCGAGCACCTCAAGCCCGATCCGCACGACGAGATCATCGAGGGTCGCGACCGCCTGGTCGCACCCGGTTTCGTGAACGCGCACACCCACTCGTGGGAGATGTTCTACAAGGGTCGCTACGACAATCTGCCGCTGGAGATGTGGATGGCGATGTCGTATCCGATCCTCGGCGACAGCCGCGTCGCGCCGGACCTCGTGCGTCTTCGCACGACCCTCTTCGGCATCGAGTCGCTCAAGGCGGGGGTCACGACGCTCGTCGACGACGTGCTCGAGACCCCGGGGCAGGACCACGAGCAGCTCGCCGCGGTCTTCGACGCCTATGAACAGCTGGGCGTGCGGGCGAACATCTCGGGACATGTCATCAACCGCCCGTTCCTCGACACGGTGCCCTTCGCCGAGGAGTACCTGCCCGACGACGTGGTGCGTGAGATCCGCTCCGCGCACGTGCCGTCCACCGAGGAGTATCTGAGGTTCGCCCGCGAGGCCTTCGCCGCGCACCACGGTCGCGCGAACGGCCGGCTGCGGTTCATGGTCGCGCCCTCCGCCCCGCAGCGGTGCGAGCCGGCACTGCTGACCGGGGCGACCGAGATGGCGCTCGAGTTCGCGGCGGAGTGCCACATCCACGTGCTCGAGACCAAGACGCAACTGGTCACCGGAGACGAGTCGTACGGCGGCAGCCTCGTCTCCTACATGGCGTCGATCGGTGCGCTCTCACCCAACACGACGCTCGCGCACGGGATCTGGCTCACGGATGCCGACATGCAGACGGTCGCCGCGGCAGGCACCTCCATCTCCCACAACCCCATCTCCAACCTCAAGCTCGGTTCGGGGATCGCCGCGTGGCGCAAGCTGCAGAACGCCGGCGTCAACCTCGGGCTGGGCACGGACGGCTGCTCGAGCAGCGATTCGCCGCGGATGCTGGATGTCGTCAAGACCGCGGCTCTCCTGCACAAGGTGACCGAGCCGGACATCGACCAGTGGCCCACGGTCGCCGAGGTGCTGGCCGCAGCCACGATCGGGGGAGCGCGCAGCGCCGTGCTCGACGACGTCGTGGGCTCGCTCGAGGTCGGCAAGCAGGCGGATCTCGTGATCTACGACCTCGAGACCATGGCGTTCACACCTCGTCAGAAGCTCGATCTGCAACTCGTCTACTCCGAGAACGGCTCCTCGATCGACATCGTCATGGTGCAGGGGCGCGTCGTCGTCGCCGGCGGCGAGGTGATCACGGTCGACGAGCGCGCCGCGCGGGCCGAGCTCGCCGAGCGTCTCGACGAGATCATCGAGCGTCAGGACCGCCTCGACGAGCGCAACCAGGCGGTGATGCCAGGGCTCGCGCGCATGTACGAGCGTGCGACGTCCACTCCGGGCGCCGTCAACCGCTTCAGCGGCGATGAGCGTGCCTGGCTCGTCTGA
- the cysD gene encoding sulfate adenylyltransferase subunit CysD: MTTDTTAPTRLSTLDLLEAEAIHIIREVVAEFERPVLLFSGGKDSVVVLHLATKAFFPGRVPFPVLHVDTGHNFPEVIAFRDETVARLGLSLEVARVQDYLDDGRLHERVDGTRNPLQTQPLLDAIAAGRHDAVFGGARRDEDKARAKERIISLRDEFGQWDPRNQRPELWSLYNGRHTPGQHVRAFPISNWTELDIWRYIEREQIALPPLYFAHEREVYARDGMWRAVGASSPARAGEQILRRTVRYRTVGDMSCTGAVESDAADVASIVREIAATTITERGATRADDRLSEAAMEDRKKDGYF, translated from the coding sequence ATGACCACCGACACGACCGCGCCGACCCGCCTGAGTACGCTCGATCTGCTCGAGGCCGAGGCCATCCACATCATCCGCGAGGTGGTCGCGGAGTTCGAGCGACCCGTGCTGCTGTTCTCCGGCGGCAAGGACTCGGTCGTGGTGCTGCACCTCGCGACGAAGGCGTTCTTCCCCGGTCGCGTCCCGTTTCCCGTGCTGCACGTCGACACCGGCCACAACTTCCCCGAGGTCATCGCGTTCCGCGACGAGACCGTCGCGCGTCTGGGGTTGAGCCTGGAGGTGGCCCGCGTGCAGGACTACCTGGACGACGGCCGACTGCACGAGCGCGTCGACGGCACCCGCAACCCGTTGCAGACCCAGCCCCTGCTGGATGCCATCGCCGCCGGCCGTCACGACGCCGTGTTCGGCGGCGCGCGGCGCGACGAGGACAAGGCACGCGCCAAGGAGCGCATCATCTCGTTGCGCGACGAGTTCGGACAGTGGGATCCGCGCAACCAGCGCCCCGAGCTGTGGTCGCTGTACAACGGGCGGCACACCCCGGGCCAGCACGTCCGCGCGTTTCCCATCTCCAACTGGACCGAGCTGGACATTTGGCGCTACATCGAGCGCGAGCAGATCGCGCTGCCCCCGCTGTACTTTGCGCACGAACGAGAGGTGTATGCCCGCGACGGCATGTGGCGCGCGGTGGGCGCGTCCTCGCCCGCCCGCGCGGGCGAGCAGATCCTGCGTCGCACCGTCCGCTACCGCACGGTCGGCGACATGAGCTGCACCGGCGCGGTCGAGTCGGATGCCGCGGACGTCGCATCCATCGTCCGCGAGATCGCCGCCACGACCATCACCGAGCGCGGTGCGACGCGGGCGGACGACCGCCTGTCGGAGGCGGCGATGGAAGATCGCAAGAAGGACGGGTACTTCTGA
- a CDS encoding PucR family transcriptional regulator, protein MPLQLDQILTDAVVQKTEPELVCGTASDVDVRWVHASEQLDIAPLLRGGELILMEGVNLATADAAELRTYVNTLVARDIAALAVETTPRLPRIPEALLEHAQASGLPVIHLRYRVPFVQICESINSQLADVSLRRLRIADQISLALSEAIEKLASIDQLLSLIRDQANSSAQLTSLSGQTLGVALVDTETASLGIEYTAPVSFGGTVVATLTLRPAADADIHLISGALSRAPEILAIALLRTHPLSPHDRRRSRFISLLASSGPRTSAAEHARELTTLAVRLGFEPDDRFIPFVVELDDSSNVAAVQDAIARISSRSTGQFADGQYVGIVGFAPSWDAQNVRDAMTDALRRLADRGGVRAAVGPTSASVDRAVRAVRSARESVPYVSDADRVVDAASIAVTRLWPLLSQIEPVAEFIDEQIGALLDRDAVSHGELFDTLRALAENLGSKTDAAASLGIHRQTFYQRFERITALLGPLEPGSARIGAVLTAVFLERARRQAAAAAGAKQDAANT, encoded by the coding sequence ATGCCCCTCCAGCTCGATCAGATCCTCACGGACGCCGTCGTCCAGAAGACCGAACCCGAACTCGTGTGCGGCACCGCATCCGACGTGGATGTGCGCTGGGTGCACGCGAGCGAACAACTCGACATCGCCCCGCTCCTGCGCGGCGGAGAGCTCATCCTCATGGAGGGGGTCAACCTCGCCACGGCGGATGCGGCGGAGCTTCGGACCTACGTCAACACCCTGGTCGCACGCGACATCGCCGCGCTCGCCGTCGAGACGACGCCGCGGCTCCCCCGCATCCCGGAGGCTCTCCTGGAGCACGCTCAGGCGAGCGGTCTGCCCGTGATCCACCTGCGGTACCGGGTGCCGTTCGTGCAGATCTGCGAGAGCATCAACAGCCAGCTCGCCGATGTGAGCCTGCGGCGTCTGCGCATCGCCGATCAGATCTCCCTCGCCCTCTCCGAGGCGATCGAGAAGCTGGCGAGCATCGACCAGCTCCTCTCCCTCATCCGCGACCAGGCGAACTCCTCGGCGCAGCTCACGTCGCTGTCGGGTCAGACCCTGGGCGTCGCGCTCGTGGACACCGAGACCGCGTCGCTCGGCATCGAGTACACCGCACCCGTGTCATTCGGGGGCACGGTCGTCGCAACGCTGACGCTGCGCCCGGCGGCGGACGCCGACATCCACCTCATCTCGGGTGCGCTCTCACGGGCACCCGAGATCCTCGCCATCGCGCTGCTGCGCACGCATCCGCTCTCACCGCACGACCGGCGGCGCAGTCGCTTCATCTCACTGCTCGCGTCGAGCGGGCCGCGTACGTCCGCCGCCGAGCACGCGCGCGAGCTCACGACACTCGCCGTACGGCTGGGGTTCGAGCCCGACGACCGATTCATCCCGTTCGTCGTCGAACTCGACGACTCGTCGAACGTCGCGGCGGTACAGGACGCGATCGCCCGCATCTCGTCGCGTTCGACCGGGCAGTTCGCCGACGGCCAGTACGTCGGAATCGTGGGGTTCGCCCCGTCATGGGACGCGCAGAACGTGCGCGACGCGATGACGGACGCCCTGCGACGCCTCGCCGACCGCGGCGGCGTGCGCGCCGCGGTCGGGCCCACCAGCGCGAGCGTGGACCGCGCGGTGCGAGCCGTGCGATCCGCGCGGGAGAGCGTGCCGTACGTCTCCGATGCGGATCGGGTCGTGGATGCGGCGAGCATCGCCGTGACGCGCCTCTGGCCGCTGCTGTCGCAGATCGAGCCCGTCGCCGAGTTCATCGACGAGCAGATCGGCGCGCTGCTCGATCGGGACGCGGTCTCGCACGGCGAGCTGTTCGACACGCTGCGCGCATTGGCCGAGAATCTCGGCAGCAAGACGGATGCGGCCGCATCCCTCGGCATCCATCGACAGACCTTCTACCAGCGCTTCGAGCGCATCACGGCCCTCCTCGGTCCGCTCGAGCCGGGGTCGGCCCGGATCGGCGCCGTGCTCACCGCGGTGTTCCTCGAGCGAGCACGCCGACAGGCCGCGGCTGCGGCCGGCGCGAAGCAGGATGCGGCGAACACGTGA